A genomic window from Emys orbicularis isolate rEmyOrb1 chromosome 8, rEmyOrb1.hap1, whole genome shotgun sequence includes:
- the SMIM32 gene encoding small integral membrane protein 32, with protein sequence MYSELLNSTSATEAHLIIQTNTPYLNSTQRPVSSSAFYMSTARVLKEGEINKPDLVTYVVLFFFLLLTVIIIVLFINCQLKNSFFATLPYDRSLRETRSTWRTQAV encoded by the coding sequence ATGTATAGTGAATTGTTAAATTCTACCAGTGCCACTGAAGCTCACCTAATCATTCAGACCAACACCCCCTACCTGAACAGCACACAGAGACCAGTAAGCTCCTCCGCGTTTTATATGTCAACAGCCAGGGTGTTAAAAGAAGGGGAAATAAATAAGCCAGATCTGGTGACTTACGTTGTTCTGTTTTTCTTCCTGCTTTTGACTGTGATAATAATTGTGCTCTTTATTAACTGTCAGTTGAAAAATTCTTTTTTTGCTACTCTACCTTATGACAGATCACTCAGAGAAACAAGGAGTACATGGAGGACACAAGCTGTCTAA